The following DNA comes from Gemmatimonas sp..
TCGTAGTCCGCCAGCAGGGGCTGCAGCACCGACTGCACGGCCGACGTCTGGATGTCACGGGGCTGCGCGAAATAGGCAAGCAGTTCCGCGCGCGTGGCGGCCGTGCCGCGCCCGTTGAAGTTGATCGGCAGCTGGTCGGCGCTGTTGTAGCAGGCGATGGGCCGGTTGGCCGAATTGGTGGCCGGCACCGAGCCGCACGCACCGGCCAGACGCGGCTCGTAGATGGAGCCCAGCGGGGCGCCTTCCTTGAGGTAGATGCGGTAGCGCGCGTAGCCCCCCGACACGCGGATGGGCGGCGCCCCCCCGAGGCTGGCGAGGGTCTGGTTCAGGTACGCCGCATTGGCGAACAGCTCCAGCTTGTTCGTGGCCTTGTTGATCACCTGCGAGCGCAGGCTGATTTCCATGCCGTTTGCGTCGATCTGGCCGATGTTGGTGAGCTGCGCGTTGCGGAAGCCACCCGACGTGGGGAAGGTGCGCGGCACCAGCGCGTCGTTGACCGTGCGCGTCCACGCCGTGTACTCGAGCGCGACCTTGTTGTTGAAGAGCCCCGCTTCGAAGCCGGCTTCGATTTCGGTGGAGATTTCCGGCCGTAGGTCGGGGTTGCCGAGCTGCGACGGAATGAGCCCCGACCCAACCGCGGTCACCTGCGGGGCGAAGGTCGTGAACTGGTCGAAGGCGCCCGGCTGGCGCCCGGACTGGCCGATGGCGGCGCGCACGCGGAAGGTGGAGAGCAACGTGCTGTTCCATCCGTTGCGATCCGACGGCACCACGGAGAGTGAGACCTTCGGGTAGAACACGCCGCCGGCATCCTGACCGAACGCCGACGAGAAGTCGTAGCGCCCACCGATCGTGCCGAACACCCAGTCTTTCCAGCCGATCTGCGACTGCGCGAAGTAGCCGCCGTTCACCGTGGTCAGGAACGACTCACCGGCGGTGATGTTCTGCCCGCCGGCCCCCACCACTTCGATACCCGGACCCGGGAAGAAGTTGGACGAGCCCGAGTTGGTCTCGGTGCGATTGTTGAACACCTGCAGACCAGCCACGTTACTCGTGGTGAACGGACCGAAATCGCGGTTGTAGGCGACCTTGCTGTCGAGGGTGAGCACACGCGTGCCCCCGGAGAACACCGACCGCGAGCCGTCGGGGTTGAGCGACGTGAAGCGGTCGACATCGTAACCGAACGCCGAGAAGCCGAAGTCGCGCTGCGAGGCGTAGTCGAAGCCGAACGTCGACGAGAGTGTGAGGCGCTCGGTGGCGGTGTACGACGCATCGAAGGTGCCGACGTAGCGCTGCGTGGCCGTCCGGTTCGTCTGCTGCATGGCCTCGCGCACCGTCATGAACGCCTGGTTGCCGAAGACGTTACCGGCGCCGGAGCACTTGCCCGGGGCGACATAGGTGGACGCGTTGCAGTTGGCGAGCTCGGGGCGGGCCATATAGGCCAGCGAGTTCACGCCGTAGATGTTGTTGTTGTTCTCGGGGGCTTCGTTGGCCGTGTTGTAGTAGGCGTTGTTGAAGCGGAGCCGGAGATTCTTGGTGGGCACCAGCGAGAGGTTGGCCGACGTCTGGATACGGCGCACGATGTCCTGAGCCGGGCCGAGATCACGTCCGCCGAACGGGCCGTTCTCGCGGTAGTAGCGCCCCGACGCGAAGTACGTCACGCTCTGGCTGCCACCCTGCACGCTCGTGGAGATGGTGTTGCCGAGCCCCGTCTCGGTGATGAAGTCATTGAAGACGGGTACCTCGAAGACCTCGAACGGTCGGAGCCCCGGCTTGTTCCAGAACGTCGCCAGCGAGTCGGCCTGCCCCTGACGACGCGCAAAACCAGAGTTGGGCGCGACGCGGTTGCCGAAGTCCACGGCGTCCTGCTGTAGCTGCATCGTCCAGCGCGGCGAGCTTGACGAGCCCGACTTGGTGAAGAACTGGATCACGCCGTTCGAGGCTTCGGTACCGTACAGCGTGGCCGCGGCGGCGCCCTTGAGCACTTCGACGCGCTCGATGGTGCTGGGGTCGATGTCGTCGATGCGCGACGGCGACCCGCCGCCACCGGTGCCGATGCCGAAGCCGCCGCCCGAGTTGATACGCACACCGTCGACGAAGATGATGGGCTCGTTCGACTGCGACAGCGAGGCGTTGCCGCGAATGCGGATCTTCGCGCCTTCGCCCGACAGCCCGCCCGACACGAGGCCGGAGACGCCCGGTTCGCGCGCCGTGAGCAGGTTGGAGATGTCGTTGATGGGCGCGTTGGCCGGTGGCTGGATGACCGCCACCGTATTGCCCAGGCGCTTCACCTCCGTCTTCTGACCGGACCCCGTCACGACGACCTGGTTGAGCTGGATGGCCGACACCGTGACGGCAAAGTCGCGCTTGGTGGTCTGTCCCGCCGACACGGTGACCGTGCGCGTTTCACGCGAGTAGCCAATGGCGCGCACACGCACCACGACCTCGGCGGTCCCACCCGGCACCGGGATGCCGGTGATCCGGTAGTTGCCCGAGGCGTTGGTCATGGCGCCGAGCTGCGTACCGTCGATCGTGACTTGCACGTTTTCGAGCGGCCGCTGATTAGACGCATCGGTGACACGACCTTCGACGATCGCGGTGTTGCCTTGGGCGTGGCTGGGTGCCAGCGGCACCGCCAGGACGAGCAACAACGCGGCGACGAAGCGTGTGCTTCGTGCGAGAAGAGCTCCGGGCATTCCTTAGCCTCCTGCAGGGACGAGATGAACCGGGGACCGGGTGCAGCGACAAGACGGCAATTGTACGATGCCGAACCGCAGCGGGCAATGACTCGTCCAGTCCCTTCGTCCCGTGCAGTCCCATCTCGGCACACCATTCGGCGGCTTATGTGAAATTACTGCATGCCAACTATCGGAATATCCCGGTCGGCGCGCCCTGTGCAGGATCCGGCCAGACGGTCAGCGCTCCTGCCGTGCCTCGCGCAGTGCCTCGAGTAGTCTGGCGGCTTCGGCGTGGGTCGGATCAAGCCCGAGCGCCCGCCGTGCCGATCGTTCTGCACCGGCAAGGTCACCCGCTTGAACGAACACGAGCGCCAGCTGGAAATGGCCAGTGGCCAGTCCCGGATCACGTGCCAGGGCCTTCTCCAGCCACGGGCGCGCCTCCGCCGCCCGCTCCTCGCGCAGCAGCATGGTCCCGATGTTGAGGTAGGGCACGGCGGCGGTCGGATCGCCGGCGATGGCCCGCTCATAAGCGGCACGCGCGCCGGCGCTGTTGCCCTGCTGCTCCAGTGCCAGCGCCAGGTTCACCTCCCCCAACGGCACCCGCGGATCGATTTGCAGGGAGTGCTGGTACGCGCGCATCGCCGCGCTCCAGTCGCCCTGCGCGGCCAGCGCCAGCCCCAGATTACGCAGCAGCGGTGCTGCATCGGGGGTGACCTCCAGCGCGGCGCGATAGGCGGCCACCGCCTCCCCTGGTCGGCCCGCATCACGGGCGGCATCCCCAATGCCACCAAGCACGGTGGCCCAGCGGCGGCGCAGCGCGTCACGCGTCGATGCATCGGGCGCGGCGGCAAGTCGCGTGGTCAGCTCCCGGCGGATGGTGCCGACATGACCGCGGGTGAGGTGCAGCAGCGCCATGGCGAGCGCCTGTACATCGAGATTGGGGCTGTCCGCGAGCCTGCGCGCCCGTTCCTCGAACTCGGCCGGTACGCGCTCCATGCGCGGCGTGGCAAACCGCTCGAGCCACTCCCCCATGCCGGCAACCTGTGCCATGGCATGCGTGGAACGCGGTTCGAGCAGCAGCGGCGTGGCGCGCTCGATATCGGTGACCCCCTGGGCCGCCAGCACCCCGCCCACGGCGCGGTCGTGCGGCTTGAGCGTGCCCCACCACTGAGTGACCTGCGCCTCGAGGTCGCGCACGCTCCGGTTCATATGGCACGAGCGGCACGCACCAACGAGTCCCAGTGCCGAGTCGAGGGCGGGTCGCGGGATGGCGATGGTGTGGTCGCTGCGGCCATAGCGCACGGCCTGCCCCAGTTCATGCTGCTGCTCGTACGGCATATGGCAACTCACGCAGCGGCTGCCGCGACTGTCGGGGGCGTGCCGCGTATGGCGTGACGGCTCGTCGCGTTTACTGGCGTGGCAACTCGTGCACTGTCGATCGTCGGTGCGTCCCGGAATCGGCTCGCCGTCGACCGTCCGATACCCTTGCGTATGCGGATCGTGACAGCTGGTGCAGGTCATGCCGCCGTTGCGATAACAATCACTCGCGTAGTGTCCCTCCTGATACGCGAAGGTACGTGTGCGACCATCCGGAGTAAACGGTCGGTCGCCCAGTTGCGACAGGGCGGTGGAGTAGAACTGCGTGAGCGGCGCTCCCGGTGTGTAGCCGGTTGCGAGTTGCGTCTTGAGGGCATGGCATCCCATGCAGGTGGCGAGGCTGCGCTCCTTGTCGACCGTCGCCAGTGCCTCGAGTCCGATGTCCGCGCCCGTGCTCCCCTGCTGCATGAGGCGCACGTGCCGGGCGGCAGGACCATGACAGCTCTCGCAGTTCACGGCGTACGTGGCGACCTGGGTGCGCCAGCGTCCGTCGCGCGCCTCGTACTGCACGGAGATGTTGCTGCCATGACAGCCCTGGCAGTTGCTGAAGCGCGGTTCGTCGCCGAGGATGCGCATGGGGGGCCAGTCTCCGCATTCGGCCAACCGCATGGTGGGGCGGATGGGCTGCCAGCCTTGGTCGCTGCGCGTGCCGGTATTGCAGAACCAGCGGCGTCCGTCCCTGCTCCAGTCGAACGGCAGGAAACGCACCGTGCCGTCGGTCCAGTTGGTCACGAACCCCTGCGTTCCGCCGCCCGCCATATGGCCACCACCAATGACGCCGTCCACCATGAAGACGGTGTCCGCTTCCCCCTCCCGTTGCAGGAGGAATTCGTAGCGCCCGCGGCGTTGGCGCGGCGTGACCGTAGCATCGGCAAACCGGATGGGTGCTCCCGAGAAGGGGGCGATGACCGACACGTCGTTGGTCGGGCTACCCGGCACACCGCCGGCTCGTCCGTGTGTGGAGCGGCTCCATTGCTCCACCTGCCGGGCATGACAGGTGAGGCAGGAGGCGTTGCCCGCAAACGACTCCGGTGGCGGCGCCGTGGGCGTGGCCAGCACCACTGCGGTGAGCGGCGTGGTGTCCTGCTCACCGGCGGCGTTGTCGCTTGCGCCCGTGGTGCACGCACCCAGCAGCACCAGCGCGACCCACGCTCGTTGGCGTGTGCGTGTCATGGCGGCCCTCCGTCGCGACTCCACGCCGGTCCCTGACAGCGGCAGAGCGTGCGTATGTACGCCACCAGCGCGCGAATCTGCGGTGTAGTGAGTGTTCCACCGAAGGCGGGCATGCGGTGATGCCGGTTCATGATCGCACCGCCTGCTTCAATGGTATCGAAGAGCGCGTCATCGCTGCGCCATCGCATGGCATCGGCATCGTGGTGGCGCGCCGGTGGCACGGGCAGCGCCTGCGCGTTGGGACCGTCGCCCATACCCGTGGTGCCGTGGCACCCGGCGCACCACTGCGCGTAGAGCCCCTTGCCGTCGGGCGCCGTGGGTGACGGCGCCACAGGTGACAAGGCCCCGGGGGGCACTTCGATGCGGGTGGGGTCACCGCCGAGATAGCGAACAATGAGGGCGCGCTCGCTGGCCGGCATGCGTACGCGCGGCATGCTCACACCGGGCTTCAGCCGCTGCGGATCGCTCACGATGGCGGCAATGTAGGCCGCATCGCGCCGCCCGCGCACGTCGTCGAGCGCCGGTGCCAGCTGTCCCCCTTCACCCTTGAGGCGGTGACAGCCAAGGCAGCTGTGCTTGTCCCGCAGCAACTGCTCGGCCTTGCGGACGGCGAAGCCCGACAGCGATTGCGCCACGCCCTGTTCGCCCGGCACGGTGAGGAGCATGAGGAGTGCGGCGAGGTGGACCGGGGTCCCGCGCGCGTGTCGCACCGCGCCGGTCCTACTTCTTCACCGGAGGATCATCCATGCGCGCCCCCGTCCAGATGACGGCACTGCCGCATCCGTTTCGAGTCTGGAACTGCAACGGGATGCTGGCGGTGCGTGCATAGAGTTCGATGGCGCGGACGTCCTTGGGATTGATGATGTTGTCGAGGTCGCCGTCCTCGATGTTCACGTACAGGCCGTTGAGAAAGATCGCCGGCGCGCAATCGCCGGTCATGCCCGTGCCGCGAACCAGCACCCGGTCGCGCCCGAACTGCCCCGGCATCGTGACCACACCCGGAAGCCCACGGAAGATGTCGCCCATGTAGGTCGGGCCCTTCTTGCGGATCTCCTCTTCGGTGAGGAAGTGGCCAAAGCCCAGCTTGCGGCGCCGCTCGAACTCATCGAGCGGCACCGCGCGATTGGCGCGCACGCGCAGGGTGTCGATATTGGTGACGAGTGCGGAGAGCGTGAGATCGACCACGGCCTCGCGTGTGGCCTGGAGGTCGGCCGGTGCCCGGTGTGGCTGGAACCCGACGGCGCGGGCCTCCACCGTATAGGTCCCTTCGGGCAGGTTGGCGAACTGATACTGGCCGGCGGCGTTCGCGCTGGCCTCGACGCCGGTGCCCCACAACGTGATGCGGGCGCCATTCACCGGCTGGCCGCTCTGGTTGCGCGCGATGCCACGCAGCGACGCGTTGCCGGTCAACACGCTCGTCACACGTGCCGTGCCTCCGGCGCCGCGCGCCTGTTGGCGTACGCCGCGGCCGATGACGAGATCTCGCAGCAGCAGGCCGTTGCCGGGCACCGGCAACTCCACAAAGCCGCTGCTGTCGATGTCGGCGAAGGCGCGCACGGTGATGGCGGTATTGGGGGGCACGCCGCACACGGCGAACGCGCCGTCGGCGGTGCCGGTGGCGATGCGCACGTTGGGTACGCGCTCGAGGCCTCGTGCCGTGACGCGATTGCTGTTGTATTGCGCGCGCACGCGCACCGGGACCGACGGTGGGGACCCGCCGGCAGTGCGTACCGTCCCGAAGAACAGGCCGCGTGGCAGTTCCGGCGTGGGGGCGCCACACCGCGCCTCGATGAGCGTGGCCGCCGACGGGGTGGCGAGGGTCAGCGAGATGGGATCGCCAGTGGTCACGTCCAGACGCAAGAGCTGGCTCTCGACGCCAAGGGAATCGAGGAAGGGGTGAAGAAAGCCGGCCAGATACACCCCGGTTGCCACGTCCTCCAACAGAAACGTGCCTTGCGAGGTGGAGGTCGTGGAGAGAATGCGTCCGCTGCCGTCGGCAGCCGTCAGCTGCACGGTGGCACCGCTCAACCGCCGTGAGCGCACGCTGTCGACGATTTCGCCACGCACCCTCGCGCTGACGCGAGCCGGTGTCTGTGCGAAGGCCGTCGTGGCCGCCAGCGCGAGGGTCCCGGCCGCGCCCACCCATATCATCCTCATCATGAGGCGATCATACCGCAAAGGCAGCCGGGGGGCCAGCCGCCTCCGTCGCGCTCAGCGCAGGCGACGCAGTGTGCCGTCGATCACGGTGCGCTTCCCGCATTCCTGCTCCCGCCCCCGTACGCTCTCGCCGTCCACGCGTGAACGGTGATGACCGTGCGCACAATGGGCACGGGTCGACATGGCAGATGCTCGGGCCGCGAACGACGCCGATTCAGGGAACCGCAGGCTACGGGCGTCCTCGATCGGGATAACTGGCTGCCAGCAACTCGATGGGATGGGCTACCGTGACGCCGGACCCACTCATGAGGAGCCCCGCTCCAATCTGCATGTGGCAACCAGGATTGCCGGTCGCCACGATCTGGGCATGGGTGTCGGCAATGCGGGCGAGTTTCGGGGCCAGCACCGCGTCCGAGGTGGCGGGTTCCACGAGATTGTAGATGCCGGCCGATCCGCAGCACTGATCGGCGTCCTCGAGCGGCACGAGGTCCAGCCCGGGCACCGCCTCGAGCACCACCATGGGGGGTCGCACCACACGCTGCGCATGCATCTGATGGCACGGCGGGTCGTGCGTGACCCGCAGCCCAATGGGGGTGGTGCCCATGCGCACGCCGGAGGAGGCCAGCAGTTCGCTGACATCGCGCGTGCGCGCTGACAGCGCCTCCGCGCGCGCCGACCACGCCGGATCGTCGTGCAGCAGGTGACCATACTGCTTGAGCATGGCACCACACCCCGCCGCGTTCACCACGATGAGATCGGCGGCGGTGCGCTCGAACGCGGCAATGTTCTCGCGCGCCAGGGCCCGCGCCCCCTCGAGATCACCCGCGTGGGCATGCAAGGCGCCGCAGCAACGCTGCCCCGGGGTGGCACACGATCGATACCCGTGGTATGCAAGGACGTGTACCGTGGCGTCGTTGACATGCCCAAACAGCCCCGACATTACGCACCCATCGAGCAGTGTGACCACGGGTGCCGGTGGTGCCGCGACCTCGGTGTTCTTCGCGTGGGCAACGTCTGCCGCGGCCGGCGCGCGTGGGGCCATGATGCGACGGCGCCAAGGCCCCGGTGCGGAGGCCGCCAGCATGGCAAACGGGAAGGCCAGCCGACGGGGGAGCAGGCGCGCGAGGAGCCGTGGCAGTCCAGTGGCGCGCACCGCACGCGCACCCGCCAGTGCCGCGCGCAGCAGCACATGATACCGGAATACGGTCAGTACCACCTGCGCCACGCGCGGGATCCCCCGCACGGGGCGCATCGTGGCGCGGGTGGCCTCGAGCAGTTCTCCGTAGGGTACGCCGGATGGGCACGCCGTCTCGCAGGCGCGACAGCCGAGGCAGCGGTCGAAGTGCTGCGCCACGCCCTCGTCCGCGAGCGCAATCTCGCCGTCCAAGAGGCGGCGCATGAGCACCAGACGGCCACGTGGCGAGTCGTTCTCGTCTTCGAGATTCACGTACGTGGGGCACGCCTGCAGACAGAAGCCGCAGTGCACGCACGCATCGAGCCCCGCCGCCGCCTGCTGCAACGGCGTCCCGGGCAGCGCGCAGTGCGGCGTCACGGCGGTCACGTGATCGGTGGTGGAGGAAACGGACGGAGGCATGGGTTCACGCATCGGGATGGGCACGCGTCGACGGCAACCACTCGGCGAGGCGATTAAGCACGTCACGGGCATCGAAGGCGTACTTCACGCCGGCCTCCAGTGGTGTACGCGGCGTATGGTGCGGTGCGGACCGTGTGCGTCCCTGATCGACCACCACGGTCATCGTGTGCAGGGCGCCGCGCGCAGCGGCGAGCCGGTACCACGTGGCCAGATCGCGTTCCAGCGACGCGAGGCCCGTACCGGGCATGACCAGCCGCAGGGAGCCGTGCGCCGGATCGTAGCTGAGCGTTGCCGAGTCGAACGCGTCGCGCGCGGCGCGAAAGAACGGCACGGCGTCCGATCGATGCGTCCGGGCACGCAGCACGATCGCGTCCGGGGGGGTGGCGCGCAGCGTACGCCATGTTTCGTCGTCGGGTGCTTCCCGTACATCGCCCACCGGCAGCGCCTGCAGCCGCGCGTGCAGCGCGCGCACGCGACTGGTGTTGCCGGAGAGCCGCGCCCAGAGTCGCGGCTCCTCGCCAGGGGAACTCACCAGCAGCATGGGCAGCGGCGCCCGCTGCGCCAGCACCGCGGGCAGCAGGTCGTCGAGGGCACCGGTGTCGGCATGCGGCACGGCGGCGCACACCAGCCGATCGACCGGCGGGCGGGCATGCAGGCGCAGGCTCACCTCGGTGATGACACCGAGCGTGCCCCACGCGCCCGTCTGCAACCGCACGAGGTCGAACCCCGCCACGTTCTTCACCACGTGCCCTCCGGCGCGCATGACGACACCGTCCCCCGTCACGACCTGCACGCCGAGCACGAGGTCGCGCACACGATGGTCACCCAACGCGAGTGGTGCTGGCGACGCGGTGGCCACGACGGCACCGATCGTGTCGTCGGGGGTGCCGTACGGATCGAGGGCCAGCATCTGCCCGTGTGCCGCCGTGGTCGCCGCGAGTTCGGCGAGCGTGGTGCCCGCCGCCACGGTGACGACCAGATCGCCCGGCGTGTACGCGCGAACGCCACGCAGGTGCCGCACCGACAGCGACGCGGCCGGCGCCCACGGCCCTCCGGCATGCAGCCAGCTGCCGCCTCCCTCGATGCGCAGCGGCCCCGACGCTGCGCGGATCTGCTCGGCCAGCCTGGTGATGTCAGACACGGACCTGTGGGCCACGGGGGCTCGGGCCGGTGGCCCCGTGCCACTCACGGCAGCTGTGCACCGGGATCACCTTGCCGGGATTGGCGCGCGTCTCCGGGTCGAAGACACGCCGCACCCGACACATCATGTCGAGCGAGTCGGCGTCAAACAGCGATTCCATGTACGGGAGCTTGTCGAGTCCCACCCCGTGCTCGCCGGTAATGGTGCCTCCCGCCTCGATGCACGCCGTCATGATCGCCCCCATCGCCTCGTGGACGCGCGCGCTCTCCGCCGCGTCGTGCGCGTTGTACGGGATGTTGGGATGCAGGTTGCCATCCCCGGCGTGGAACACATTGCACACGCGCACACCGAACCGTTCGCCGATCTGCTCGATGGCCGCCAGGACCTCGGGGAGCCTGGTCCGGGGCACCACGGCGTCCTGGACGACGAGCGCCGGGGCGAGGCGCCCCATGGCGCCGAAGGCCTTCTTGCGGCCCTGCCACAGCCGTGCGCGGTCGGCGGCGTCGGTTGCCACCGCGACCGATCGGGCGCCGGCCGCATGGCAGGCGTCCCGGATGATGGCCACGTCTTCGTCGAGCCCCTCCGCCACCCCGTCCACTTCGCAGAGCAGCACAGCCGCCGCGTCCACCGGATATCCCGCCGCATAGATGCTCGCCTCCACACACCGGATGGTGGCGTTGTCCATCATCTCCAACGCGGCAGGGACGATCCCGCTGGCGATGATGCGGGAGACGGCACGCGCGGCGTCGGTGACGCTGGCAAAGTCGGCGAGGAGTGTGTGCACCGCATCGGGGAGTGGAACCAGCTGTACCGTGACCTCCGTGGCGATGCCGAAACACCCCTCGCTGCCAACGAACGCACCCAGCAGGTCATAGCCCGACGACTCGGCGTACGCCCCACCGAGCCGTGTGACGGTGCCATCGGGGAGTACCACCTCGCACTCCAGCACGTGGTTCAGCGTGACGCCGTACTTGAGGCAGTGGGGGCCACCGGCGTTTTCGGCGACGTTCCCACCAATCGTACAAGCGGTCTGGCTCGAGGGATCGGGCGCGTACTGCAGGCCATAGCGCGTCGTCACGCGCGAGAGACTCGCGTTCACGACCCCCGGTTCGACGCGCGCCAGACGGTTCACCGGATCGACGTCGAGGATGCGGGTGAGCCGATTCAGGCCGATGAGCACGATGCCGTTGGCAAGCGCGCCCCCAGAGAGGCCGGTTCCGGCGCCACGTGGTACCCACGGGGTGCCGGTGTCTGCCAGCGCCCGTACGACCGCGATCACCTCGGCCCGGGAACCAGGGAACACCGCCAGCGCTGGCGTGGCGCGATACCCCGGCAGGCCGTCGGAATCGTAGGGGGCCAGCTCCGGGGCGCGTGACTTGACCCACCGTGGGCCAACAATTCCCTCGAGCGTCTCGCGCAGCGCAGTCATGGTCGCAAACTGTTGCCGCGGCAGTCGCAGGAGAAGAGGTGCGACCGGTGGGCCGCGCGTTACCCACATGACCATCGGTGACGGGGAAACGGGCACGGCGGAGTCCTTGTCGCCGTGCCCGTTTCGCGTCCGTCCATACTACCAAGCTGAGTGCCGGGTGCTCAGGCGGCGCCCCAGAACCCGGCCAGCGCGTGGCCATCCGGCGATTCGCGCAGCTTTTCGAAGGCCC
Coding sequences within:
- a CDS encoding FAD-linked oxidase C-terminal domain-containing protein, which encodes MTALRETLEGIVGPRWVKSRAPELAPYDSDGLPGYRATPALAVFPGSRAEVIAVVRALADTGTPWVPRGAGTGLSGGALANGIVLIGLNRLTRILDVDPVNRLARVEPGVVNASLSRVTTRYGLQYAPDPSSQTACTIGGNVAENAGGPHCLKYGVTLNHVLECEVVLPDGTVTRLGGAYAESSGYDLLGAFVGSEGCFGIATEVTVQLVPLPDAVHTLLADFASVTDAARAVSRIIASGIVPAALEMMDNATIRCVEASIYAAGYPVDAAAVLLCEVDGVAEGLDEDVAIIRDACHAAGARSVAVATDAADRARLWQGRKKAFGAMGRLAPALVVQDAVVPRTRLPEVLAAIEQIGERFGVRVCNVFHAGDGNLHPNIPYNAHDAAESARVHEAMGAIMTACIEAGGTITGEHGVGLDKLPYMESLFDADSLDMMCRVRRVFDPETRANPGKVIPVHSCREWHGATGPSPRGPQVRV